One Triticum dicoccoides isolate Atlit2015 ecotype Zavitan chromosome 5B, WEW_v2.0, whole genome shotgun sequence genomic window carries:
- the LOC119313093 gene encoding uncharacterized protein LOC119313093, with protein sequence MSRQWMYDDRCSPQFVEGVHSFLLAAEANKRADGFMPCPCAGCKNGHNYSTSRTIHVHLFESGFMPHYNVWTKHGERGVMMEDNEEEEDDGIYPGHGFPEYDDTTMGEEAEPVMGEEAELAMREEAKEEASDEPVDDLGRAIADAKRNCASDLEKKKLQRMLEDHKKLLYPNCVGDKKKLGTTLELLQWKAENGVSDKGFGKLLVMIKDMLPKDNELPESTYEAKKAVCPLGLEVQKIHACPNDCILYRGEYEDLNACPVCGALRYKISRDEPGDVEGEHPRKKMPAKVMWYSPIIPRLKRLFQNKEHAKAMRWHREDRKKDGKLRVPADGSQWRKIERKYGKDFADDARSVWFGLSADGINPFGEQSSNHSTWPVTLCLYNLPPWLCMKRKFIMMPVLIQGPKQPGNDIDVYLRPLVEELLQLWNGTGVRAWDEHMGEEFDLKALLFVTINDWPALSNLSGQTNKGYRGCTHCLDDTDSIYLNSCNKNVYLGHRRFLSSRHPVRKKGKHFKGEADHRTKPRHRTGADVHDMVKDLKVIFGKGPGGQPVPKDADGRAPMWKKKSIFWDLPYWKDLEVQDGIHQGHASYALTKEEKEIFFECLLSIKVPSGFSSNIKGIINMAEKKFQNLKSHDCHVIITQLLPVALRGLLPEKKYVHNRARPEGSISKGHQNEQVIEFCIDFIPDLKPIGVPESRHKGRLDGKGTLGGEQIICMDGHSLTEAHYTVLQNSTLVAPYMDEHKNLLRSKHPERSDDWITREQTRSFANWLQTRTMHDTSIEDDLYLLSQLPSSNIMTFKGYEINGNTFYTIAQDKKSTNQNSGVRFDAETKTGKETYYGYIQDIWEFDYRRGLKVPLFRCKWVNMTRGGVTEDPQYGMTTVDLNNLAYADEPFVLANDVARVFYVKDMSTKPRKRKDKEANASYDEPKRHIVLSGKRNIVGVDDKTDKSKDYEKFDEIAPFTVNIDPSIPLNDEDFPWLRRKGTHAKK encoded by the exons atgagccggcaatggatgtacgatgaccgatgctctccccagttcgttgagggcgtgcatagttttctgcttgcggctgaggcaaacaagcgggcggatggttttatgccttgtccatgtgctggctgtaagaatggtcacaattactctacgtcaagaaccattcacgtccacctgtttgagtccggtttcatgccccactataatgtttggaccaagcacggagaaagaggggttatgatggaagacaatgaagaagaagaggacgacggcatctatcctggccatgggttccctgaatacgatgatacaacaatgggggaagaagctgagccggtaatgggggaagaagctgagctggcaatgcgggaagaagctaaagaagaggcatcagatgagcccgttgatgatctaggtcgggccattgccgatgcaaagagaaactgcgcaagtgatttggagaagaagaagttgcagcgcatgttagaggatcacaaaaaattgttgtacccgaattgcgtaggtgacaagaaaaagttgggcaccacactggaattgctgcaatggaaggcagagaatggtgtatctgacaagggatttggaaagttgctggtaatgataaaggatatgcttccaaaggacaacgaattgcccgagagtacgtacgaagcaaagaaggctgtctgccctctagggttagaggtgcagaagatacatgcatgccctaatgattgcatcctctaccgcggtgagtacgaggatttgaatgcttgcccggtatgtggtgcattgcgctataagatcagccgcgatgagcctggtgatgtcgagggcgagcaccccaggaagaagatgcctgccaaggtgatgtggtattctcctataataccacggttgaaacgtttgttccaaaacaaagagcatgccaaggcgatgcgatggcacagagaagaccgtaagaaagacggaaagttgagagtacccgctgacgggtcgcagtggagaaaaatcgaaagaaagtacgggaaggattttgcagatgacgcaaggagcgtatggtttggtctaagcgcagatggcattaatccttttggggagcagagcagcaaccatagcacctggcctgtgactctatgtttgtataaccttcctccttggttgtgcatgaagcggaagttcattatgatgccagtgctcatccaaggccctaagcaacccggcaacgacattgatgtgtacctaaggccattagttgaagaactcttacaactgtggaatggaacaggtgtacgtgcgtgggatgagcacatgggggaagaatttgacctcaaggcgttgctgttcgtgaccatcaatgattggcctgctctcagtaacctttcaggacagacaaacaagggataccgcggatgcacgcactgtttggatgataccgacagtatatatttgaatagttgtaataagaatgtgtacctgggacatcgtcgatttctttcgagcaggcatcccgtaagaaagaaaggcaagcatttcaaaggtgaggcggatcaccggacgaagcctcgccaccgtactggtgctgatgtacatgatatggtcaaggatttgaaggtgatatttggaaagggtcctggcggacaacctgttccgaaggacgcggacggacgcgcacccatgtggaagaagaaatctatattttgggacctgccatattggaaagacctagaggtcc aagacggcatacatcagggtcatgcaagctacgctcttaccaaagaagagaaggaaatcttctttgaatgcctgctcagtattaaggtaccatctggcttctcgtcgaatataaagggaataataaacatggcagagaaaaagttccagaacctaaagtctcatgactgccacgtgattataacgcaactgcttccggttgcattgagggggcttctaccggaaaaa aaatatgttcataaccgtgctaggccagaaggaagcatctccaagggccatcaaaatgagcaggtcattgagttttgtattgactttattcctgaccttaagccgattggtgttcctgaatcgcggcataagggcagactggatggaaaaggcacgctaggaggggaacaaataatatgtatggacggacattctctcactgaagcacactacacagttctacagaattccaccttggtggctccgtatatggatgaacacaagaatttgctacgctccaaacacccggagcggtctgatgactggattacacgtgaacaaaccaggagtttcgccaactggttgcagacacgtaccatgcatgacacctctattgaagatgacctgtacttgctgtcccagttaccatcttcgaatataatgactttcaaagggtacgagataaatggtaatacattttacacgatcgcccaagataagaagagcaccaaccaaaacagtggtgtccgctttgatgcagaaaccaagacgggaaaggaaacatattatggttatatacaggacatatgggaatttgactatcgacgtggtttaaaggtccctttgtttcggtgcaaatgggtcaatatgacacgaggcggggtaacggaagacccgcagtacggaatgacaacagtggatctcaacaatcttgcgtatgcagacgaaccatttgtcctagccaatgatgtggcacgggttttctatgtgaaggacatgtctaccaagccaagaaaaagaaaagataaggaagcaaatgcatcgtacgatgagccaaagcggcacatagttctttctgggaagagaaacatcgtgggagtggatgacaagacagacaagtcaaaagattatgaaaagtttgatgaaattgctccattcacagtgaatattgacccgagcatcccgttaaatgatgaagattttccatggttacggcgcaaagggacacacgcgaagaaa